Genomic segment of Arthrobacter antioxidans:
AGAAGTCCCGCACCATGTCCGCGAGGACCGTGGGATCGACGAGGGGCGCCGCTGTCCGCGGGGCATCGGCGGACGGGGCGGCATCGTGGGAGAGAGGTGCCGCGCCGTCCACCGGGGACGGGCCCTGATACTGGTCAGGGCCTGACGGAGTCGAAGGTAGGGGCACCGTCCAAGCCTAGCGACGGCGGGTGGGCGGCGCGCGCCTGCACGGAGTTCTTGCGCAAAGCTTGCGCTCGAGCATGCCGTTTGCCGACATGACTGCTGCGCTTCACCATCCCGCCACCCGGCGCCGGTCGGTGTCGCGGGCCCCGGGCCTCCTGGTCCGCCCTCCGCTCAGGCCTTCCACTCCGGCCGGTAGCCGCCGTGGCCGGCCCACGGCCCGGCGAGCAGCTTCAGCACGCTCGAGCCGTGGGGCTCACCGAGATCGGACAGCGCGAACTGCAGGAGCCGTCGCTTGGCCTCGCATTCGGACAGGACCCGCGCGGGCTCGTACCAGCCGCGCGCACCCCACACTTCTTCGGGGAGGGTGCCCGTGCGGGCTGCTTTCTCGTCCTCGGTGATGCGGGCGTCGAGGAAGGCGGCGATCTCATTCATACCTGGAACCCTATCGAGCAGGAGCAGCGGCACCGTCCACCCCACGCGCAGGGCGGCCCGCCGTCGAATGCCGCCTCCCGGGGAGGCAGGTGCTGCCGGTTGCGTCCGCTGGCATCAGGCGCTGCGCCCCTCCCACGACGATCTCCTCGAGCTCATCGAGGACGGCGAGCAGCGACCCGTCGGCATCCACGCGCCGGAAGCCGCCGAATTCGGGGAGCCCGAGGTAGCCGTCGCGGTAGGCCCGGAGGTCGTCGACACGTTCGGTGTCCGTCCCCCGCTCGACGATCCGGCGGACGGCCTCCTCCGGGCTGACGTCGAGGAACACGACGATGTCCGCCGCCGGCAGCACCCGCGTCAGCGCGGTGAGGAACGTGCCGCGCGGCAGTCCCCGGGTGGAACGCAGCGCCTGCTGGCAGTGCAGATGCCGGTCCATGATGACGACCCCGTCGAACCGGCGGGCCCGCAGGTGGTTGGCCACCACGTTGACCACCCGCACCGCCGACTCCAGGAGGTCGAGGATCCGGGGCGGAACGGCGAGTCCGAACCGCGCGGTCCACGCCGTCATGGTGCGCCGCCCCGAAGGGTTGGCGAGGACCATCGTGGGCGTCGTCGTTCCGAGGAGCCCGCCGAGCGCGGAGGCCGCCGTCGTCTTGCCCGCGCCGTCGATGCCCACCAGGGCGACGACGAAGCGACGCTCCTGAGGGCGGGAGCGCCTGTCGTCGGGTTCCATGCGGGAAGTCATCCCTCCGTTATACGGGCACATGCTAGGAGTGCTCCCTGCCCGCGATGTGCAGGGGCTGTGAAACGGGCAGGTCCACGCGGCACCGACCGCGGCCGGAGGGTCACGGGCGGACGATGCGGTCGGCATCCGCACCCCTCGTCGTGCACGTGGGGCGGGTTCCGCCGTCGGACACCGACCGGAGCTGCGCGCCCGGCCCGCGCACGCCCGGGCCCGCGGGACCCGGGCGCGCCCTGCGGCTACCGCGGCGACGGCACCGTGCCGAGCTTGGACGGCCACCAGATCTTCGGGCCGATGTCGTACGCCAGGGCCGGGATCAGCAGCGAGCGCACCAGGATGGTGTCCAGCAGCACGCCGAAGGCCACGATGAACGCGATCTGCGCCAGGAACAGGATCGGGATCACGCCCAGCGCGGCGAACGTCGCCGCCAGGACCACGCCCGCCGAGGTGATGACGCCGCCCGTCACGCCGAGGCCGCGCAGGATGCCGGGTCGGGTGCCGATCCGGAGGGACTCCTCCCGGACCCGGGTCATGAGGAAGATGTTGTAGTCCACGCCCAGCGCCACGAGGAACACGAAGCCGAACAGCGGCACCGATGCGTCCGCCCCCTCGAACCCGAGGACGGTGTTGAACACCACCGCCGAGACACCGAGGGCCGTGGCATAGGAGAGCGCCACGCTGGCGACGAGGAGCACCGGCGCGAGCACGGAGCGGAGCAGGATGATCAGCACCACGAGGATGACCGCCAGGACGATCGGGATGATCTTGACGAGGTCGGCGAGCGCGGTGTCGTTCGTGTCGATCGCCACCGCCGTGACACCGCCGACCAGCGCGTCTCCTTCGCCGACGTCGTCGAGCGCGGTCCGCAGCTCGCGCACCACGTCCTCGGCCTGCTCGGAGTCGGCCTGGTACTCGAGCGTGCCGCTGATGAGGACCTGCCCGTCCTCGACGACGGCGGCGCCGCTCGGGTCCTCGGTCAGGGCGGCGTCGGAGATGCCCTCCTGCGCCGAGACGACCTCCAGCGCGGCCTCCTGGTCCGCCTCGGGGGCGACGACGTAGACGGGGCTCCCGGAGCCGGCGTCGAAGTGGCGGCCGAGGGCCTCCTGGCCGTCGACCGCGTTGGACGGCGTCAGGATCAGGGCGGACTGCGGGACGCCGTTGGCCTGCAGCTGGGTCAGCCCGAGGGCGCCCGCGACCAGGATCAGCAGCGACGCGATCCACAGCACGCGCGGGCGCCGGCCCACGAGCAGGGCCACGCGCCTCCAGAGGCCCTTCAGCCGTTCGAGGCCGGTCTCCGGCCCGGCACCGGTCGGCGCGGCGTGCCTGCCGTGGTGCGGGGCGACGACGGCGGCCGCCGCGGGGTTGTAGCGCGGGAGCAGGGGCCAGAAGGCGGCCCTGCCGAACAGGAGGAGGAACGCGGGGAGGAGCGTGAGCGCCGCGGCGAGCGAGAAGGCGATGCCGATGGCGGCGATCGGCCCGAGGCTGCGGTTCGAGTTGAGGTCCGAGAAGAGCAGGCACAGCAGGCCGAGGATCACGGTGGCACCGGAGGCGAGGATCGGCTCGAAGGACCCCCGGTAGGCCACGCGCATGGCCTCCCACTTCGTCTCCTGCTCCCCGAGCGCCTCCCTGAAGCGGGCGACGAGCAGCAGCGCGTAGTCCGTGGCCGCGCCGATCACGAGGATCGAGAGGATGCCCTGGCTCTGGCCGCTGAGCTGGATCACGTCGAGCTTCGCGAGGCCGAAGATCAGCAGGATCGACGTCGCCAGCGCGAACACCGAGGTCAGCAGGACCAGGAACGGCAGCACGATGGACCGGTAGACCACGAGGAGGATCACGAACACCGCGCCGAGCGCGACGGCGAGCAGGATGCCGTCGATCCCGCCGAAGGCGTCGACGAGGTCGTTGGTGAACCCGGCCGGACCGGTGACGTAACCGGTGACGCCGTCGGGCAGGTCGTCGTCCAGAATGGTGCGCAGCTCGCCGACCACCTCGGCGAGTTCCGCGTCGGAGGAGACGAAGGCGATGTACTGGACGGCGAAACCGTCCTCCGACGGGATGGGACCGGCGACCGCCGGCGCCCCCTCTGCCGGGGGTTCGAGCCCCTCGACCCCGCCGAGCGTCTCGCCGAGCTCGGCGTAGGCGCCGAGGTCCTGCGGTTCGATCACGGTGTCCGACTCGGCGACGATCACCGCGGGGATGGCATCCGAATCACTGAACCTCTGCTGCAGTTCCCCGGCTTCCGTCGACTCCGCGCTCGCGGGCAGGAAGGACGCCTGGTCGTTGCTCGAGACCTCCTCGAGCCGCCCGAAGGTGGGTCCGCCCACCGCCGCGCCGACCAGCCAGATCAGCACCACCACGACGGGCAGCAGCACCCTCAGCCATCTGTTCTTCATCGCACTCCACGCCTTCCTCGAAATTCTCTCTGCAACAGAGTATATCTATGGTGGAGATAGTGGAAGCGGCCTAAGCTGGATGGGACAGGAGGCGAGGATCCATGGCCACGAAGGACGAACTCATGGCGCTCATGCGGCAGTTCACCATCGAGACCGAGCGCTATGTGGAAGCCGCCAGTGAGCGCGACAGCCTGTACCGCACCGATCTCCACGCCCTGAGCATCATGATGGGCGCTGCCCAGGCCGGCCTCACCGTCACCCCCGGCCTGCTGCGCGAGGAGCTCAATCTGAGCTCGCCGGCCACCACGGCCCTGGTGGACCGCCTCGATTCCGCCGGCCATGTCACACGGCGGCGCAGCGAGGTGGACCGGCGGCAGGTGCACCTCCAGCTGACCGAGAAGGCCCGGAGCACCGGTGCGATGCTGTTCGCCCCGCTCGCCCGCCACCTCAACGGCGTCCTCGACCAGTACACGGAGGAGCAGCTGATGCTGCTGCGCGACATGATGCAGCGGATCACCGACGCCACGGTCGCCGCGAAGGACGACGCGCGGGACGGCGCCGGCTCGGCTCGGGGCCGGTCGGCCGGTTAGCCTTCCAGTCATGAATGACGAGATCTACTCCCACGGACACCACCCGAGCGTGACGGCCGCGCACGCGATGCGCACGGTGGCGTCGTCGGCCGCCTACCTGGAGCCGTTCCTCGAGAGCGGCATGGACCTGCTGGACATCGGGTGCGGGCCGGGCAGCATCACCGCCGGCTTCGCGGATCTCGTGGCCCCCGGCTCCGTGACCGGCATCGACCGGTCTGCCGACGTCGTCGTGCAGGCATCCGCCACCCACGCGGACGTGGCCAACGTGGAGTTCCGCGAGGGCAACGTGTACGACCTCGACGTCCCCGACGAGTCGTTCGACGTCGTGCATGCGCACCAGGTGCTGCAACACCTCGCCGATCCGGTGGCCGCGCTCCGGGAGATGCGGCGCGTCGTGCGGCCGGGCGGCATCGTGGCTGCCCGCGAAGCCGACTTCGGTGCGATGACCTGGTACCCGGCGGTCGGCGAGCTCGACGAGTGGCGGGAGCTCTACGGGGAGCTGGCGCGCGGCAACGGCGGCGAGCCGGACGCCGGACGGCGCCTGCCGGGGTGGGCGGCCTCGGCCGGCTTCGCGGACGTCGAGGTGTCGTCGTCGAACTGGGTGTACGCCGCCATCGGGGACAGGCGTGCCCACGCGGAGTCGTGGGCCGAGCGCGTGCTGCATTCGGCCTTCGCGGAGCAGACCATCGAGCGGGGCCTCGCCGACGGGTGGACCCTGCAGCGCCTGGCCGAGGGGTGGCGCAGGTGGGGGCGCGCGGAGGACGGCGTGTTCCTCATGCCGAGCGTCGAAATTCTCGCCCGCGCCTGAGCCGACCGCCGATAGGCTGGCGGGATGTACCGCATCGTCACCGTCTGCACGGGCAACATCTGCCGCTCACCCATGGCGGAGCTCATGCTCGCGCACGCCTTCACACAGGCGGGACTGCAGCAGTACGTCGCCGTCGATTCCGCGGGGACCACCGACTGGGAGGCCGGCAAGCCCATCGACGAGCGGGCGGCGGCGAAGCTGGCGGAACTCGGCATCGAGAGCCACCTGCACCGTGCCCGACGCTTCGAGGCTGTCTGGTACCGCGAGCGGGACCTCATCCTCGCCC
This window contains:
- a CDS encoding DUF6221 family protein — protein: MNEIAAFLDARITEDEKAARTGTLPEEVWGARGWYEPARVLSECEAKRRLLQFALSDLGEPHGSSVLKLLAGPWAGHGGYRPEWKA
- a CDS encoding thymidylate kinase, yielding MTSRMEPDDRRSRPQERRFVVALVGIDGAGKTTAASALGGLLGTTTPTMVLANPSGRRTMTAWTARFGLAVPPRILDLLESAVRVVNVVANHLRARRFDGVVIMDRHLHCQQALRSTRGLPRGTFLTALTRVLPAADIVVFLDVSPEEAVRRIVERGTDTERVDDLRAYRDGYLGLPEFGGFRRVDADGSLLAVLDELEEIVVGGAQRLMPADATGSTCLPGRRHSTAGRPARGVDGAAAPAR
- a CDS encoding MarR family winged helix-turn-helix transcriptional regulator, with amino-acid sequence MATKDELMALMRQFTIETERYVEAASERDSLYRTDLHALSIMMGAAQAGLTVTPGLLREELNLSSPATTALVDRLDSAGHVTRRRSEVDRRQVHLQLTEKARSTGAMLFAPLARHLNGVLDQYTEEQLMLLRDMMQRITDATVAAKDDARDGAGSARGRSAG
- a CDS encoding low molecular weight protein-tyrosine-phosphatase, with protein sequence MYRIVTVCTGNICRSPMAELMLAHAFTQAGLQQYVAVDSAGTTDWEAGKPIDERAAAKLAELGIESHLHRARRFEAVWYRERDLILALDLDHYRELRRDAPDGDARDRIHLLREFDPSTTDADLEDLGIYDPWYGDASDFEATWRMVHGAVEGVVRFVRHELDA
- a CDS encoding MMPL family transporter; translated protein: MKNRWLRVLLPVVVVLIWLVGAAVGGPTFGRLEEVSSNDQASFLPASAESTEAGELQQRFSDSDAIPAVIVAESDTVIEPQDLGAYAELGETLGGVEGLEPPAEGAPAVAGPIPSEDGFAVQYIAFVSSDAELAEVVGELRTILDDDLPDGVTGYVTGPAGFTNDLVDAFGGIDGILLAVALGAVFVILLVVYRSIVLPFLVLLTSVFALATSILLIFGLAKLDVIQLSGQSQGILSILVIGAATDYALLLVARFREALGEQETKWEAMRVAYRGSFEPILASGATVILGLLCLLFSDLNSNRSLGPIAAIGIAFSLAAALTLLPAFLLLFGRAAFWPLLPRYNPAAAAVVAPHHGRHAAPTGAGPETGLERLKGLWRRVALLVGRRPRVLWIASLLILVAGALGLTQLQANGVPQSALILTPSNAVDGQEALGRHFDAGSGSPVYVVAPEADQEAALEVVSAQEGISDAALTEDPSGAAVVEDGQVLISGTLEYQADSEQAEDVVRELRTALDDVGEGDALVGGVTAVAIDTNDTALADLVKIIPIVLAVILVVLIILLRSVLAPVLLVASVALSYATALGVSAVVFNTVLGFEGADASVPLFGFVFLVALGVDYNIFLMTRVREESLRIGTRPGILRGLGVTGGVITSAGVVLAATFAALGVIPILFLAQIAFIVAFGVLLDTILVRSLLIPALAYDIGPKIWWPSKLGTVPSPR
- a CDS encoding methyltransferase domain-containing protein — translated: MNDEIYSHGHHPSVTAAHAMRTVASSAAYLEPFLESGMDLLDIGCGPGSITAGFADLVAPGSVTGIDRSADVVVQASATHADVANVEFREGNVYDLDVPDESFDVVHAHQVLQHLADPVAALREMRRVVRPGGIVAAREADFGAMTWYPAVGELDEWRELYGELARGNGGEPDAGRRLPGWAASAGFADVEVSSSNWVYAAIGDRRAHAESWAERVLHSAFAEQTIERGLADGWTLQRLAEGWRRWGRAEDGVFLMPSVEILARA